The proteins below come from a single Natrinema sp. SYSU A 869 genomic window:
- a CDS encoding acyltransferase gives MTTSDEPTPRHDRVERHATPGPQNSLAHWTAARNPLRVAINYIVVWLVRISPSLRLKRWLLRRIGVTVGEGVSWGLEATPDVFWPDLITVREDVIIGYDATILCHEFLQDEYRTGEVIVGERAMIGAGAIVLPGVEIGEGASVAANSLVTRDVPPGATVAGVPARQMGDDGGDEDDFPAAT, from the coding sequence GTGACGACTTCCGACGAACCGACGCCGCGACACGATCGCGTCGAGCGTCACGCGACGCCCGGGCCGCAAAATTCGCTGGCCCACTGGACCGCCGCTCGCAACCCGCTCCGGGTCGCGATCAATTATATCGTCGTCTGGCTCGTTCGGATTTCGCCCAGCCTCCGACTCAAGCGCTGGCTCCTCCGACGGATCGGCGTCACGGTCGGGGAGGGCGTTTCCTGGGGGCTCGAGGCCACGCCGGACGTCTTCTGGCCGGATCTGATCACCGTGAGGGAGGACGTGATTATCGGCTACGACGCGACGATCCTCTGTCACGAGTTCCTCCAAGACGAGTATCGAACGGGCGAGGTCATCGTCGGCGAACGGGCGATGATCGGGGCCGGTGCGATCGTTCTCCCAGGCGTCGAGATCGGCGAGGGGGCTAGCGTCGCGGCGAACTCCCTCGTGACACGTGACGTGCCGCCCGGAGCGACGGTTGCGGGCGTGCCGGCCCGACAGATGGGCGATGACGGCGGCGATGAGGACGACTTTCCGGCCGCGACGTAA